The Aminithiophilus ramosus genome contains a region encoding:
- a CDS encoding ATP-binding protein, translating to MRVAVASGKGGTGKSCVAASLALCSPDVLAVDLDVEEPNLALILGCPSLESMLVTRPRPLVEESRCDGCGLCAKECRFGAVNVFGKKVYFSHELCHGCGLCAHICPQGAIFEEERPLGEIRRCRCDGIELLEGRLWTGQMNPVPVIESTLDAAQAFDGDTVWDAPPGSSCSMVAAVSRADAVVLVTEPTPFGASDLELALQVLAKLKKRSHVVVNRADLGGADIDGLAERYGSSVALRLPFSREVASRYARGEAPARFDPLWQEGMRLLWSHLREARS from the coding sequence ATGCGCGTCGCCGTCGCCAGCGGCAAGGGGGGCACGGGCAAAAGCTGTGTCGCCGCCTCCCTGGCCCTCTGTTCCCCTGACGTCCTGGCCGTCGATCTTGACGTGGAGGAACCCAATCTGGCCCTCATCCTCGGCTGTCCCTCCCTGGAGAGCATGCTCGTCACCCGCCCCAGGCCTCTCGTGGAGGAGAGTCGCTGCGACGGCTGCGGCCTCTGCGCCAAAGAGTGCCGTTTCGGCGCCGTCAACGTCTTCGGGAAGAAGGTCTACTTTTCGCACGAACTCTGTCACGGCTGCGGCCTCTGTGCCCACATCTGTCCCCAGGGAGCCATCTTCGAGGAAGAGAGGCCTCTGGGCGAGATCCGTCGCTGCCGCTGCGACGGCATCGAGCTCCTTGAGGGACGGCTCTGGACGGGGCAGATGAACCCCGTCCCCGTCATCGAATCGACCCTCGACGCCGCCCAGGCCTTCGACGGCGACACCGTCTGGGACGCTCCCCCCGGAAGCTCCTGCTCCATGGTGGCCGCCGTGAGCCGCGCCGACGCCGTCGTTCTCGTGACGGAGCCGACGCCCTTCGGCGCCTCCGATCTGGAACTGGCCCTTCAGGTCCTCGCCAAACTGAAAAAGCGCTCCCATGTCGTCGTCAACCGCGCCGATCTCGGCGGGGCCGACATCGACGGCCTCGCCGAGCGGTACGGAAGCTCCGTGGCCCTCCGACTCCCCTTCTCCCGGGAAGTGGCCTCGCGCTACGCCCGAGGCGAGGCGCCGGCCCGATTCGACCCCCTCTGGCAGGAGGGGATGAGGCTCCTCTGGAGCCATCTCCGCGAGGCCCGATCGTGA
- a CDS encoding ATP-binding protein: MRAREIVVVSGKGGTGKTTVTASLAARLAGQALFCDADVDAPNLGLLLDPTPIKRDPFVGMAVASVDGHACLGCGLCSRSCRFGAITVVDGKAVVDGSACEGCALCLHLCPAKAITLTPLPRGEICESVTVYGPLFHGRLDPGGANSGKLVQQIKDGARKKAEESGVSWILVDGPPGIACPALSAMSSADIVLAVTEASRSALSDLKRLVEVTRPFRLPLAVVLNKAGLAPDEESELERFCHEADLPLLGAIPFDRAIAAAQAEKIPPLERIREPLEAIFRNVVRLLDRNPERG; this comes from the coding sequence GTGAGGGCGAGGGAAATCGTCGTCGTCAGCGGCAAGGGGGGCACGGGAAAGACGACGGTGACGGCCTCTCTGGCGGCCCGTCTGGCCGGGCAGGCCCTTTTCTGCGACGCCGACGTCGACGCCCCCAACCTGGGGCTCCTCCTCGACCCGACGCCGATCAAGAGGGACCCGTTCGTCGGCATGGCCGTCGCCTCCGTCGACGGGCATGCCTGCCTCGGCTGCGGCCTCTGCAGCCGGAGCTGCCGATTCGGGGCCATCACCGTCGTCGACGGCAAGGCCGTCGTCGACGGCTCGGCCTGCGAGGGGTGCGCCCTCTGCCTCCATCTCTGCCCCGCCAAGGCGATCACCCTCACCCCTCTTCCCCGAGGGGAGATTTGCGAGAGCGTCACCGTCTACGGCCCCCTCTTCCACGGTCGTCTCGACCCGGGAGGCGCCAACTCGGGCAAGCTGGTCCAGCAGATCAAAGACGGCGCCCGCAAAAAGGCGGAAGAGAGCGGCGTCTCCTGGATCCTCGTCGACGGACCGCCGGGCATCGCCTGTCCGGCCCTGTCGGCCATGAGCAGCGCCGACATCGTCCTGGCCGTGACGGAGGCCTCTCGATCGGCCCTGAGCGACCTGAAACGCCTCGTCGAGGTCACGAGACCCTTCCGTCTTCCCCTGGCCGTCGTCCTCAACAAGGCCGGCCTGGCCCCCGACGAGGAGAGCGAACTCGAGCGGTTCTGTCACGAAGCCGATCTCCCCCTGCTCGGCGCCATTCCCTTCGACAGGGCCATCGCCGCCGCCCAGGCGGAGAAGATTCCCCCCCTCGAACGGATCAGAGAGCCCCTGGAGGCGATTTTCCGCAACGTGGTCCGCCTTCTGGACCGAAATCCGGAGAGAGGCTAA
- a CDS encoding substrate-binding periplasmic protein — MKRLVAFSALLVLVAALAALPASASTLAEIRERGTLRVAMEDEDYGLFHFREGDKNLGLDYDLALAIAEAAGVSLEVVSLPWGDGEAGTISGAWGDGGWPVFGVDLMCTAATITDERAEKVTFSAPYFSAGQLLLTLKAKNLTALDQVKGLKLGFQQATTSETTAKELLAGNTFLPLPGVPDVMNALRKGLIDAALLDSPLALTEAKNDGSLSVIDELLTEEHFGVTLPRDVDPELKSLVDDVVQANRQALYDKWFK, encoded by the coding sequence GTGAAACGTCTTGTGGCCTTCTCTGCCCTTCTCGTCCTGGTGGCCGCCCTTGCGGCTCTGCCCGCCTCGGCCTCGACTCTCGCCGAGATCCGGGAACGGGGCACTCTGCGCGTCGCCATGGAGGACGAGGACTACGGCCTCTTTCACTTCCGCGAGGGGGACAAAAATCTGGGCCTCGATTACGACCTGGCCCTGGCCATCGCCGAGGCCGCCGGCGTCTCCCTCGAAGTCGTCTCTCTGCCCTGGGGCGACGGCGAGGCGGGTACCATAAGCGGAGCCTGGGGCGACGGCGGCTGGCCCGTCTTCGGCGTCGATCTCATGTGCACGGCGGCGACGATCACCGACGAACGGGCCGAAAAGGTGACCTTCTCGGCGCCCTATTTCTCGGCCGGCCAGCTTCTTCTGACCCTCAAGGCGAAGAACCTTACGGCCCTGGACCAGGTCAAGGGGCTCAAGCTCGGCTTCCAGCAGGCGACGACAAGCGAGACGACGGCCAAGGAATTGCTGGCGGGAAACACCTTCCTCCCCCTCCCGGGCGTTCCCGACGTCATGAACGCCCTCAGGAAGGGGCTCATCGACGCCGCCCTCCTCGACAGCCCCCTGGCCCTGACGGAGGCCAAGAATGACGGGAGCCTTTCCGTCATCGACGAGCTCCTCACCGAAGAACATTTCGGCGTCACCCTGCCCCGGGATGTCGATCCCGAACTGAAGTCTCTCGTCGACGACGTGGTCCAGGCCAACCGCCAGGCCCTCTACGACAAATGGTTCAAGTAG
- a CDS encoding Mrp/NBP35 family ATP-binding protein, whose protein sequence is MSDCQSCSSSCGEGGTCPGQAKEPIDKRGVGRFVAVGSGKGGVGKSTTTALLAVAMARRGCRVGILDADVTGPSIPKLLGIRDPLVGTVAGMIPPASAKLGIRVMSVNLLLDDPAKPVVWRGPLIANLLKQFWNDVEWGNLDYLFVDLPPGTADAPLTVMQSLPLDGMVLVTSPQGLAELIVEKACHMAGMLDVPLLGVVENMSFVRCPGCGQELDLFGPSHVAKLTERFSMPLLGRFPVDPTLALLCDSGRVEDYGEAERLEDLASALEASLAGSPVKGAC, encoded by the coding sequence ATGTCTGACTGTCAGAGCTGTTCGTCCTCCTGCGGCGAAGGGGGAACCTGTCCGGGCCAGGCCAAAGAGCCCATCGACAAGAGGGGCGTCGGCCGTTTCGTGGCCGTCGGCAGCGGCAAGGGAGGCGTCGGCAAGAGCACGACGACGGCCCTCCTGGCCGTGGCCATGGCCCGCAGGGGGTGCCGGGTCGGGATCCTCGACGCCGACGTGACGGGCCCCTCCATCCCCAAACTGCTGGGCATCCGCGATCCCCTCGTGGGAACCGTGGCGGGGATGATTCCGCCGGCCTCGGCCAAGCTGGGGATCCGCGTCATGTCCGTCAATCTCCTTCTCGACGATCCGGCCAAGCCCGTCGTCTGGCGGGGGCCGCTCATCGCCAATCTGCTCAAACAGTTCTGGAACGACGTGGAGTGGGGCAACCTGGACTATCTCTTCGTCGACCTGCCGCCCGGGACGGCCGACGCCCCTCTGACGGTCATGCAGAGCCTTCCTCTCGACGGGATGGTCCTCGTCACCTCGCCCCAGGGCCTGGCCGAGCTCATCGTCGAGAAGGCCTGTCACATGGCGGGCATGCTCGACGTCCCCCTTCTGGGCGTCGTGGAGAACATGAGTTTCGTCCGCTGTCCCGGCTGCGGACAGGAGCTGGATCTTTTCGGCCCCAGCCACGTGGCCAAACTGACGGAACGTTTCTCCATGCCCCTTCTGGGACGTTTCCCTGTCGACCCGACCCTGGCCCTTCTCTGCGATTCCGGCCGCGTCGAGGACTACGGCGAGGCGGAGCGTCTCGAAGATCTCGCCTCGGCCCTGGAGGCCTCCCTGGCCGGATCGCCCGTCAAGGGGGCCTGCTAG
- a CDS encoding iron ABC transporter substrate-binding protein — MKRTRSLSLAALVLLTLFAAGQALASDVVDALGSPLALDGPARKVLCSGSGALRLLTYLQAQDLIAAVEDIEKRSEARDARPYFLANPAFRDLPLFGEFRGRARAELILGLPEAPQVIFKTDPEAGTPAAELQEATGIPVIPLDYGNLLDRREALYASLRTMGRVVDRQERAEAVIAFFETTLDDLKRRSASLAEEDRPGCYVGGVGFRGAHGLSATELGYPPFVFTGARAVTEEEAPSDRASHAEISREKLLAWDPQYLFIDLSTLNAGERAGALYELKNTPLWKDLRALKEGHVYGLLPYNWYTQNFGSILADAYFVGKTLFPQGYGDVDPAAKADEIYLFLVGKALFSEMNDLFGGLAFRPLSLTQD, encoded by the coding sequence TTGAAAAGGACTCGGTCTCTCTCCCTTGCGGCCCTTGTGCTCCTGACCCTCTTCGCGGCCGGTCAGGCCCTCGCCTCGGACGTCGTCGACGCCCTGGGCAGCCCCCTGGCCCTCGACGGCCCCGCCCGGAAGGTCCTCTGCTCCGGCTCGGGGGCCCTGCGCCTGCTGACCTACCTTCAGGCCCAGGACCTCATCGCCGCCGTCGAGGACATCGAAAAGCGCAGCGAGGCCAGGGACGCCCGCCCCTACTTCCTGGCCAATCCCGCCTTCCGTGATCTGCCCCTCTTCGGAGAGTTCCGGGGCCGGGCTCGGGCCGAGCTGATCCTGGGTCTTCCCGAGGCACCTCAGGTCATCTTCAAGACCGATCCCGAGGCGGGAACGCCCGCCGCCGAGCTTCAGGAGGCCACAGGCATTCCCGTCATCCCCCTCGATTACGGCAACCTCCTGGATCGACGGGAGGCCCTCTACGCCTCGCTGCGGACCATGGGACGCGTCGTGGACCGTCAGGAGCGGGCCGAAGCCGTCATCGCCTTTTTCGAGACGACCCTCGACGATCTGAAGCGGCGGAGCGCCTCCTTGGCCGAGGAGGACCGCCCCGGCTGCTACGTCGGCGGCGTCGGCTTCCGCGGCGCCCACGGCCTTTCGGCGACGGAGCTGGGCTACCCCCCCTTCGTCTTCACCGGCGCCCGGGCCGTCACGGAAGAGGAGGCCCCTTCCGACCGGGCCTCCCACGCCGAGATCTCCCGAGAGAAACTTCTGGCCTGGGACCCCCAGTATCTTTTCATCGACCTTTCGACGCTCAACGCCGGAGAGAGGGCCGGAGCCCTCTACGAGCTCAAAAACACGCCTCTCTGGAAGGATCTGCGGGCACTGAAGGAGGGCCACGTCTACGGCCTCCTTCCCTACAACTGGTACACGCAGAACTTCGGCTCCATTTTGGCCGATGCCTACTTCGTCGGCAAGACCCTCTTCCCCCAGGGCTACGGCGACGTCGATCCCGCCGCCAAGGCCGACGAGATCTACCTTTTCCTCGTCGGAAAGGCCCTCTTCTCCGAGATGAACGACCTTTTCGGCGGTCTGGCCTTCCGGCCCCTCTCCCTGACACAGGACTGA
- a CDS encoding FecCD family ABC transporter permease produces the protein MHLDDGRLPQGYGRHVALRKRGVAAAAAATALLFLFSLSVGAVTIPPGDVLRSLLGWGQEARWDRIVCQIRLPQALAALLAGTGLSLAGAVSQSVLRNPLASPFTLGISHGAAFGAALSVLLFPRGETGSLFLHLYGTAASALFASALTTAAVLLLARRRPSPETVVLCGVALSALFTASTMLLQYFADDSQLATMVFWTFGDLARARWPELALMTAVTALSAAYFLFRRWDLNTLLAGEETARSLGLSVTRIRLETMAVACLVTAVIVSLVGVIGFVGLVCPHMARRFTGDDHRFLLPASALTGAFLLLAADTTARLVLLPRILPVSIVTAFLGAPTFIWLLGRERRR, from the coding sequence GTGCATCTCGACGACGGACGCCTGCCCCAGGGCTACGGCCGCCATGTGGCCCTCAGAAAGAGAGGGGTCGCAGCGGCAGCAGCAGCGACGGCTCTCCTCTTCCTTTTCTCCCTCTCCGTCGGGGCCGTCACGATCCCGCCCGGCGACGTGCTGCGATCCCTTCTGGGATGGGGCCAAGAGGCGCGATGGGACCGCATCGTCTGCCAGATCCGTCTCCCCCAGGCCCTGGCCGCCCTTCTGGCCGGGACGGGCCTCTCCCTGGCCGGCGCCGTGAGTCAGTCCGTCCTCCGCAATCCCCTGGCTTCGCCCTTCACTCTGGGCATCAGCCACGGAGCGGCCTTCGGCGCCGCCCTCTCCGTCCTCCTCTTTCCCCGGGGCGAGACGGGCTCCCTCTTTCTTCACCTCTACGGGACGGCCGCCTCGGCCCTTTTCGCCTCGGCTCTGACGACGGCGGCCGTCCTCCTCCTGGCGCGGCGCCGCCCCTCGCCGGAGACGGTCGTCCTCTGCGGCGTCGCCCTGAGCGCCCTCTTCACGGCCTCGACGATGCTCCTTCAATACTTCGCCGACGACAGCCAGCTGGCGACGATGGTCTTCTGGACCTTCGGCGACCTCGCCCGGGCCCGCTGGCCCGAGCTCGCCCTCATGACCGCCGTAACAGCCCTGTCGGCGGCCTATTTCCTCTTCCGCCGCTGGGACCTGAACACCCTCCTGGCCGGGGAGGAGACGGCCCGCTCCCTGGGCCTCTCCGTGACCCGCATCCGTCTCGAGACCATGGCCGTGGCCTGTCTCGTCACGGCCGTCATCGTCTCCCTCGTCGGCGTCATCGGCTTCGTCGGCCTCGTCTGCCCCCACATGGCCCGGCGCTTCACCGGCGACGATCACCGTTTCCTCCTTCCCGCCTCGGCCCTGACGGGCGCCTTCCTCCTCCTCGCCGCCGACACGACGGCGCGGCTCGTCCTTCTTCCCCGCATCCTGCCCGTCTCGATCGTGACGGCCTTTCTCGGCGCGCCGACCTTCATCTGGCTCCTCGGAAGGGAGCGGCGGCGATGA
- a CDS encoding ABC transporter ATP-binding protein: MILDVEGLRFRYGSDAVLEDVTFSARRGEMVMVLGPNGAGKSTLLRCLDGLASPAAGSILLDGRSLTSFDGPERARSVGYVPQRPETARLTAFDAVLLGRRPHFGSAVTDEDLRRVDAVFRTLAMEGLALRPIDAMSGGELQKVTLGRALAQEPSLLLLDEPTSSLDLKNQVEILSLLRHIAKGHDMAVVATLHDLNLAFRFGDRFLFLKRGKIVEALDDLSRVTSSLVESVYDLPVDVARHGELPVVIPRG; this comes from the coding sequence ATGATCCTCGACGTCGAAGGGCTCCGCTTCCGCTACGGAAGCGACGCCGTCCTCGAAGACGTGACCTTCTCGGCCCGGCGGGGCGAGATGGTCATGGTGCTCGGGCCGAACGGGGCGGGCAAATCGACCCTTCTCCGCTGTCTCGACGGCCTGGCCAGCCCCGCGGCGGGATCGATCCTTCTCGACGGCCGATCCCTGACCTCTTTCGACGGACCGGAACGGGCCCGATCGGTGGGCTACGTTCCCCAAAGGCCCGAGACGGCCCGCCTGACGGCCTTCGACGCCGTCCTCCTCGGACGACGGCCCCATTTCGGCAGCGCCGTCACCGATGAGGATCTGCGGCGCGTCGACGCCGTCTTCCGCACCCTGGCCATGGAGGGGCTGGCCCTACGCCCCATCGACGCCATGAGCGGCGGCGAGCTTCAGAAGGTGACGCTGGGGCGGGCCCTGGCCCAGGAGCCCTCCCTGCTGCTCCTCGACGAGCCGACGAGCAGCCTGGACCTGAAAAACCAGGTCGAGATCCTCTCCCTCCTCCGTCACATCGCCAAAGGCCACGACATGGCCGTCGTGGCCACCCTCCACGACCTGAACCTGGCCTTCCGCTTCGGCGACCGATTCCTCTTCCTCAAGAGAGGAAAGATCGTCGAGGCCCTCGACGACCTCTCCCGCGTCACCTCCTCCCTCGTCGAATCGGTCTACGACCTTCCCGTCGACGTGGCCCGCCACGGAGAGCTCCCCGTCGTCATCCCCCGCGGCTGA
- a CDS encoding radical SAM protein — protein MKKSFMGGRTMPVFGPVPSRRLGRSLGINTIPPKVCSYACRYCQLGQALTMTTERRPFYATEDLVDEVARNLKRLKRQEETVDYLAFVPDGEPTLDIGLGETARALKVFSIPLAVIANASLIADRTVREELSLFDWVSLKVDAATEGLWRALDRPHGALAFEAIIDGLGIFSASYGGHLETETMLVAGRNDGDEALEDLASLLASMAPSVCRLSSPTRPPACGDVTCCDEERLAAATAILRGKGLDVRLLNAYEGNDFVRTGDTREALLAILSVHPMREEALSLFLADAKDGTAVLRRALEEKDLLITSWRGATFYVRNLRKAAEERR, from the coding sequence ATGAAAAAATCTTTCATGGGGGGAAGGACCATGCCTGTCTTCGGACCCGTTCCGTCGCGACGACTCGGTCGCAGCCTGGGAATCAACACCATTCCGCCGAAAGTCTGCTCCTATGCCTGCCGTTACTGCCAGCTGGGCCAGGCCCTGACGATGACGACGGAGCGTCGGCCCTTTTACGCGACGGAAGACCTCGTCGACGAGGTGGCCAGGAACCTCAAGAGACTGAAAAGACAGGAGGAGACCGTCGACTACCTGGCCTTCGTCCCCGACGGAGAGCCCACCCTCGACATCGGCCTGGGCGAGACGGCACGGGCCCTCAAGGTCTTCTCCATTCCTCTGGCCGTCATCGCCAACGCCTCCCTCATCGCCGACAGGACCGTCAGAGAAGAGCTGTCCCTCTTCGACTGGGTCTCCCTGAAGGTGGACGCCGCCACCGAAGGCCTTTGGCGAGCCCTCGACCGACCTCACGGCGCTCTCGCCTTCGAAGCCATCATCGACGGACTCGGAATTTTTTCCGCCTCCTACGGGGGCCATCTCGAGACGGAGACGATGCTCGTCGCCGGACGAAACGACGGAGACGAAGCCCTCGAGGACCTGGCCTCCCTCCTCGCTTCCATGGCCCCCTCCGTCTGCCGCCTCTCGTCGCCCACGAGACCCCCCGCCTGCGGCGACGTGACCTGCTGCGACGAGGAGCGTCTCGCGGCGGCCACGGCCATTCTGAGGGGGAAAGGCCTCGACGTCCGCCTTCTCAACGCCTACGAGGGCAACGACTTCGTCCGTACCGGCGACACGCGGGAGGCCCTTCTGGCCATCCTCTCCGTCCACCCCATGAGAGAGGAGGCCCTGAGCCTCTTCCTGGCCGACGCGAAGGATGGAACCGCCGTCCTCCGACGGGCCCTCGAGGAGAAGGACCTTCTCATCACCTCCTGGCGGGGAGCGACCTTCTACGTCCGCAATCTGCGCAAGGCCGCAGAGGAGCGGCGATGA
- a CDS encoding AIR synthase-related protein, translating to MSKFSRSVLDRAVYSPLARQKKDPSVLLGSRFGEDIALVDAGGTLVASHVDPIVGAAEGIGRLAVHVACNDLAASAVRPRWLQILVLLPDEKDAERLRSIMDEAVQAAGEAGAVIIGGHSGYTSALNRPLVAVTALGCAEGEIVSTGGARIGDSICLTRGAGLEGTAILATDYEKEALRRGLEATDIAEGRRLADRLSLVPEALALAAAGATAMHDPTRGGVIEALLEMAEASDKGFAVDGDRLPLPPVVRRFAKAFDFDPLRMLSSGALVLTLPEEKLLRARRASEELGVPLTVIGTVERGSGLRLGGARGEAFFSRSEPERDELARLEALLGPPGQTR from the coding sequence ATGTCCAAATTCTCCCGCTCCGTCCTGGACCGCGCCGTCTATTCTCCTCTGGCGAGACAGAAAAAGGACCCGTCAGTCCTTCTGGGAAGCCGCTTCGGCGAGGATATCGCCCTCGTCGACGCCGGAGGCACCCTCGTGGCCTCCCACGTCGACCCCATCGTCGGAGCCGCCGAGGGAATAGGCCGCCTGGCCGTTCACGTCGCCTGCAACGACCTGGCTGCGAGCGCCGTCCGGCCCCGTTGGCTTCAGATTCTCGTCCTTCTGCCCGACGAAAAGGACGCGGAGCGCCTCCGCTCGATCATGGACGAGGCCGTCCAGGCCGCGGGCGAGGCGGGCGCCGTCATCATCGGAGGTCACAGCGGCTACACGTCGGCCCTGAACCGCCCCCTCGTCGCCGTCACCGCCCTGGGCTGTGCCGAGGGCGAAATCGTCTCCACCGGCGGGGCCCGCATCGGCGACAGCATCTGTCTCACTCGGGGCGCCGGCCTGGAGGGAACGGCCATCCTGGCGACGGACTACGAAAAGGAGGCCCTTCGCCGTGGACTGGAGGCGACGGACATCGCCGAAGGGCGCCGCCTCGCCGACAGGCTCTCTCTCGTTCCCGAGGCCCTGGCCCTGGCCGCGGCGGGCGCGACGGCCATGCACGACCCGACGCGGGGCGGCGTCATCGAGGCCCTCCTCGAAATGGCCGAGGCCTCGGACAAGGGCTTCGCCGTCGACGGAGATCGTCTACCCCTGCCGCCTGTCGTGAGACGCTTCGCCAAGGCCTTCGACTTCGACCCTCTGAGGATGCTCTCCTCAGGAGCCCTCGTCCTGACCCTTCCCGAAGAAAAGCTCCTCCGGGCCCGCAGGGCCTCGGAGGAGCTCGGCGTTCCCCTCACCGTCATCGGAACCGTCGAGAGAGGTTCGGGGCTGAGGCTCGGTGGAGCACGAGGGGAAGCGTTTTTTTCGCGATCGGAGCCGGAACGGGACGAACTGGCCCGACTCGAGGCCCTCCTCGGACCTCCGGGGCAGACCCGCTAA
- a CDS encoding DUF342 domain-containing protein: MSDRLILEETETMTLFREEERLVLDVSKPPVRLLDLLALLRRHGTSGPSTERLRELANVGGVENLEIGAGRDLAVPSLQIVDGGLEATLSLPPGFDDEEALRKLFAARGVVYGLDGEALARALERSRSGQAVRDVVVARGLEPRHGEDGWVEHLKRRPTGKPTMTESGEVDFYSLDLVVEVQRGEALAIRHEAKPPREGKTVTGQTLAGRSGRTPRLSYGRGAEMEGDRLVASVDGRLVWKGERLSVEPLLIVGGAVGPETGNIVYDGPVLVRGDVREGYSVTSGGDIDIQGGIERAVVRSGGSISVRFGIVGKGGALVEAEGDILARFVQEAEVRCSLLKVNEYVLRSKIHARRGVLVEGSRGVIMASQIEAAAHVNARSVRVMRWGDTAITVTGVSRLELFQRCQALGREIVEADDELLVLSSSIRTLTEKGFHLQARKHLAEFLAFEEAQEKRKEVLAGLKETLRNLRGDASFSVIDGVSGEISLRLKGVSCRVNDKARRVTLYYDPDEGQVRIAGGE, translated from the coding sequence ATGAGCGACAGACTGATCCTTGAGGAGACGGAGACGATGACACTCTTCCGCGAGGAGGAGCGCCTCGTCCTCGATGTGTCCAAGCCGCCCGTCAGGCTCCTCGACCTCCTTGCCCTTTTGCGGCGTCACGGGACCTCGGGCCCTTCGACGGAGCGGCTGCGGGAGTTGGCCAACGTGGGCGGCGTCGAGAACCTGGAGATCGGGGCCGGTCGGGATCTTGCGGTCCCCTCCCTTCAGATCGTCGACGGAGGGCTGGAGGCGACGTTGAGCCTGCCGCCGGGCTTCGACGACGAAGAGGCCCTGCGGAAACTCTTCGCCGCCAGGGGTGTCGTCTACGGCCTGGACGGGGAGGCCCTGGCCCGGGCCCTGGAGAGGAGCCGGTCGGGGCAGGCCGTCCGGGACGTCGTCGTCGCCAGAGGGCTCGAACCGCGCCACGGAGAGGATGGGTGGGTCGAACACCTCAAGCGGCGCCCCACGGGCAAGCCGACCATGACCGAATCGGGCGAGGTCGATTTCTACTCCCTGGACCTCGTCGTCGAGGTCCAGCGGGGCGAGGCTCTGGCCATCCGCCATGAGGCGAAACCGCCCCGGGAGGGGAAGACCGTGACGGGCCAGACCCTGGCCGGCCGCAGCGGCCGGACGCCCCGCCTCTCCTACGGCAGGGGGGCCGAGATGGAGGGAGACCGTCTCGTCGCCTCCGTCGACGGCCGTCTCGTCTGGAAAGGCGAGAGGCTCTCCGTGGAGCCTCTTCTCATCGTCGGGGGGGCCGTCGGCCCCGAGACGGGCAACATCGTCTACGACGGCCCCGTCCTCGTCCGAGGCGACGTCCGCGAGGGCTACTCCGTCACCTCCGGCGGCGATATCGACATCCAGGGCGGCATCGAAAGGGCCGTCGTCCGCAGCGGCGGCAGCATCTCCGTCCGATTTGGCATCGTCGGCAAGGGAGGGGCTCTCGTCGAGGCCGAGGGCGATATCCTGGCCCGTTTCGTCCAGGAGGCCGAGGTGCGCTGTTCGCTCCTGAAGGTCAACGAATATGTGTTGCGCTCCAAAATCCACGCCCGAAGAGGTGTCCTCGTCGAGGGCAGTCGAGGCGTCATCATGGCCTCCCAGATCGAGGCGGCGGCCCACGTCAACGCGCGATCGGTGCGGGTCATGCGCTGGGGCGACACGGCGATCACCGTCACGGGCGTCTCCCGCCTGGAGCTCTTCCAGCGCTGCCAGGCCCTCGGCCGGGAAATCGTCGAGGCCGACGACGAGCTCCTCGTCCTCTCCTCCTCGATCCGAACGCTGACGGAGAAGGGCTTTCATCTCCAGGCCCGCAAGCATCTGGCCGAGTTTCTGGCTTTTGAAGAGGCCCAGGAGAAGCGGAAAGAGGTCCTGGCCGGGCTGAAGGAGACGCTGAGAAACCTCAGGGGGGACGCCTCCTTCAGCGTCATCGACGGCGTCTCCGGCGAGATCTCCCTTCGCCTCAAGGGGGTCTCCTGCCGCGTCAACGACAAGGCGCGCCGCGTGACCCTCTACTACGACCCAGACGAGGGCCAAGTGCGCATCGCCGGGGGGGAATGA
- a CDS encoding cupin domain-containing protein, translating to MKKGCLALALFFCLTSPAAAHEGPHVDVLAKTTSSWDGTTLASYPEGQPEITVLHITVPPKTSLALHRHPVINAAVLLEGELTVITEKEETLHVKAGEALVEVVDKWHYGRNDGDVPVVLVVFYAGTEGGAITVNKE from the coding sequence ATGAAAAAAGGTTGCCTCGCTCTGGCTCTGTTCTTTTGCCTCACCTCTCCCGCCGCGGCCCACGAGGGCCCCCACGTCGACGTCCTGGCAAAAACGACGTCGAGCTGGGACGGGACGACGCTGGCCTCCTATCCGGAGGGACAGCCCGAGATCACCGTCCTCCACATCACCGTCCCCCCCAAAACCTCTCTGGCCCTCCACCGCCACCCCGTCATCAACGCCGCCGTCCTCCTCGAGGGCGAGCTGACGGTCATCACGGAAAAGGAGGAGACGCTCCACGTCAAGGCCGGAGAGGCCCTCGTCGAAGTCGTCGACAAGTGGCACTACGGCCGCAACGACGGCGACGTCCCCGTCGTCCTCGTCGTCTTCTACGCCGGAACCGAGGGCGGGGCCATCACCGT